In Solanum pennellii chromosome 7, SPENNV200, the following are encoded in one genomic region:
- the LOC107026380 gene encoding UDP-glycosyltransferase 71K1-like: MSKFELVFVPTPSIGHLVPFCKFAEKLVDRDERLCVTILIIRPPPTWGSTIDAFIKRISSAPEGNRIRYIILAQIEPPSLEELAKSIEHYISLFIANYRPIVKDAIISNKSWPATDSNPKIIGLVIDMFCTSMIDVANELDIPSYLFFTSGAAFLGFLFYLSVWHDQFGRELNRFDGDLNIAAYAHPVPSKFLPSFAFVKDGYDSFRNHAVRFKETKGIIINTIEEFESYAVNSLASDPELPPVYTAGFLLNFEAQNGNGNSKSEDEEIMKWLDQQPPSSVLFLCFGSAGIFEAPQLIQMASGLERSGVSFLWSIRLPVDAETTKLEEILPQGFLERTKNRGIVCGWAPQVDILAHKATRAFVSHCGWNSTIESVWHGVPIVAWPLYAEQHINAFQLVRDLEVAVELTMNYRMRDSDHSEIVKAEEMEKAIRLIMDSEKPLRKRVKEMGEICRNALTEGGSSFISLGRFIETILDS; this comes from the coding sequence ATGAGTAAATTTGAGCTGGTATTTGTGCCTACCCCATCCATCGGTCACCTTGTTCCGTTTTGCAAGTTTGCTGAGAAGTTGGTTGATAGAGATGAAAGGCTATGTGTAACGATTCTTATTATAAGACCACCACCAACATGGGGTTCTACCATAGATGCCTTCATCAAAAGAATCTCCTCTGCTCCTGAGGGCAATCGAATTAGATATATCATACTTGCTCAAATCGAACCGCCATCTTTAGAAGAACTAGCAAAGTCTATTGAGCACTACATCTCTCTTTTTATAGCAAACTATCGACCCATTGTCAAAGATGCAATTATCAGCAACAAGTCATGGCCTGCTACTGATTCAAACCCGAAAATTATTGGATTAGTCATTGATATGTTTTGCACTTCAATGATTGATGTAGCAAATGAACTTGACATTCCTTCCTATCTTTTCTTCACTTCTGGTGCTGCTTTTCTTGGTTTCCTGTTTTACTTGTCCGTCTGGCATGACCAATTTGGCAGAGAACTTAATCGATTTGATGGCGATTTAAATATAGCAGCCTATGCTCATCCAGTACCCTCAAAATTCTTGCCTTCTTTTGCATTTGTCAAGGATGGTTACGACTCATTCCGCAACCATGCTGTCAGGTTCAAAGAAACCAAAGGAATTATCATCAATACAATTGAGGAATTCGAAAGTTACGCTGTCAATAGCTTAGCATCTGATCCTGAATTACCTCCAGTTTACACTGCAGGATTTCTTCTTAACTTTGAGGCACAAAATGGTAACGGGAATTCAAAGTCtgaagatgaagaaatcatgaaatgGCTAGACCAGCAGCCACCTTCCTCTGTTCTTTTTCTGTGCTTTGGAAGCGCGGGTATTTTTGAGGCACCACAGCTTATCCAGATGGCGAGTGGACTTGAACGAAGTGGGGTTAGCTTCTTGTGGTCAATACGTCTGCCTGTGGATGCTGAAACTACAAAGTTAGAGGAAATATTGCCTCAAGGGTTCTTGGAGAGGACAAAAAACAGAGGAATAGTATGTGGATGGGCACCCCAAGTCGATATCTTGGCTCACAAAGCCACCAGAGCATTTGTATCTCATTGTGGATGGAACTCGACCATAGAGAGTGTATGGCATGGAGTACCAATTGTTGCATGGCCCCTTTATGCAGAACAACACATTAACGCGTTTCAATTGGTGAGAGATCTTGAGGTGGCGGTCGAGCTGACAATGAATTACAGGATGCGCGATAGTGATCATAGCGAAATTGTGAAGGCAGAGGAGATGGAGAAAGCAATAAGACTCATAATGGACAGCGAAAAACCCCTGAGGAAGAGAGTCAAGGAGATGGGAGAGATTTGCAGGAATGCATTGACGGAAGGTGGATCTTCGTTCATTTCTCTAGGACGATTCATTGAAACTATTCTTGATTCCTAG